DNA sequence from the Acidobacteriota bacterium genome:
TGTACGCTATCGCGTTCGGATTACATAACCATGCGGGAACTGATCGAATGGACGCGCCAGGCCATTGACGACCAACGGCTTCATCCGCTGCTCATCATTGCCGTCTTCGTCGTGCGCCTGCTGGCGATTCATCCTTTCCAGGACGGCAACGGCAGACTCTCGCGCATCGTGACGACGCTGTTGCTGTTGCGCGCGGGCTACGCCTATGTGCCTTATGCCCCGCTCGAAAACGTGATCGAAGAAAACAAAGAACTCTATTACGCCGCGCTGCGCAAAACCCAAAGCACGCTGGCGCAAGCCAAACCCAACTGGGAAGCGTGGCTCCTGTTCTTTTGCGCTGCCTGAAAAAACAAAAAGACAACCTCGCCGCCAAGCTGCAACGCGAACGCCTGCTGGCCGAAGCTCTGCCGCCGCTCTCCGTCACCATTCTGAAGCTGCTCGTGCGAACACGAACGGCCGACGATTGCGGAGTTAGAACGCTTGACGGAAGCGAATCGGAATACGTTGAAAGTGCGGTTGCGGGAGTTGACGCAGGCAGGGCGGGTTGTGAAGCCCGGGCAGGCGCGGGCGACGTGGTACTCGCTTAAAACTTCGTAGACCTGGCAAACTTGCCGTGACGAAACGGATTCTTTTGACTATCATTTCGCCTTCACCATTGTTTGCCATCACATTCCAGTTGGAGAAGCGTAAAGATTCAGCGGCTTATGAGAAGACCCATATCGGCGATTGACTTGTTTTGTGGAGCCGGAGGCTTAACACACGGGCTCAGGCTCGAAGGCATAGATGTGCGCGTGGGAATAGACCTAGACCCTGCCTGCGAATATCCCTTCAAGCATAACAACACTGGCGTCGCCTTTTTGCCGAAAGATGTCACGAAAATTACGGCTGACCAACTCCGCACTTACATTCCAGAGAATGGGGTGACCTTGCTCGCTGGGTGCGCTCCGTGTCAGCCGTTTTCAACTTATTCGCAAGGCCATCGTGACGAGGCCGACAACCGTTGGACATTGTTGCGTGAGTTCGCACGTCTTGCCGAAGAGTTGTGCCCAGACGTAGTGACAATGGAAAACGTCCCGAAGCTGGAAGAACACGAAGTATTCGCTGATTTTGTCAGTAGGTTGAAATCGCTAGGTTATCACGTCACTCATTCAGTCGTTGATTGTCGGTATTATGGCGTCCCGCAACACAGGAAACGATTGGTTTTGTTTGCGTCTCGGTATGGCGAAATCAAGCTTCAGCCACCAACGCATAGCGAAAATGAGTTTGTTACAGTTAGGCAGACTATTGAGAAACTCGAAAAAATTGTCTCCGGCGAAACGTCAACGGGTGACTCGCTTCACCGAGCCAGTTTACTGACGGAAAAGAACCTCCAACGAATACGGGCTTCTAAGCCAGGAGGCACTTGGCGGGATTGGGAGCGAAAATTACGCACGAAGTGTCATCGCAAAAAGAGTGGCAAGACGTATCCGAGCGTGTATGGAAGAATGACTTGGGATGAACCCGCTCCCACAATGACGACTCAGTGTTATGGCTTTGGGAATGGGCGGTTTGGACACCCGGAGCAGGATCGTGCTATCTCGCTACGAGAAGCGGCGTTGATCCAGACTTTTCCCGCTCATTATGCTTTTGCTCCTTCAGGACAAAAGGTAAGTTTCAAAAAGACAGGGAGACTCATTGGCAATGCTGTTCCTGTCGAACTTGCCCGAGTTATTGCCAATAGCATTTTGAATCACATTGATATGCAAGGCAGTTGAATGACTGCCTTGCCAACCGAAGGACTACTGTATGGCTCAGCGAAACAAAGAACCGCGAGTGGTGAGCGAGCAAGAAAAGCTGGCAGCGGAAGAGCAAATTAGAGAGGAGCGAAAAGTCGTTGACTACGATACCAAGGAATATACTGTCGAGTTAATTGTCAGCAAATATCGTAATGGAAAGGATGAGGATGAAAATGAACTTTTTATCCCTGAATACCAGCGTGAATTCGTTTGGGACGAAAAGCGGCAAAGCAAATTTATCGAATCGGTGATGTTAGACCTCCCGATTCCGTACATCTTTACGGCAGCTTTACATAAAGAAATTTCAGAGGATGAAGGGCGAATAGAAATCGTGGATGGGTCTCAGCGTATCCGAACACTCGACGCATTTCTAAATGACGAATTGGAACTCAAAGGGCTTGAAAAGTTGACAAGACTGAATGGGTTCAAGTTCAAAGACTTCGATATTTCTCGACAAAGAAAATTCAAGCGTCGCCCAATCAGAGTGATCGAGCTTTCTGAGAAGGCTGATGATCAAATCAGACGGGATATTTTCGAGCGCATCAATACGGGTAGTGACGAGCTTTCCCCGATGGAGAAGCGCAAAGGGATTTTTGAAGGGCCGTTCTACGATTTCATTGCTGAATGTGCGGCCAATCCGCTCTTCGACAACTTGACTCCTATCTCAGCGGTCAGACGAAAACGAGAAGAGGCGGCAGAAATGGTGCTTCGTTATTTTGCCTATGCCGACCGGTATGAAAAATTTCAGAAAAGCGTAACGGATTTCTTGAATGACTTCATTAAAGAAAAACGCAGTTCATTTGATAAAGTGAGGATGCAGGAAGAGTTCCTTTCCATGCTCGCTTTTGTCGAGAAGTATTTCCCGTTTGGCTTTAGGAAAACCGATAAAAATCAATCTGTCCCTAGAGTGAGGTTCGAGGCCATTTCAGTAGGGGTTACATTGGCGCTGCGAGAACGCTCTGGATTAGTACCGCAAGATGTAAGTGGCTGGCTTGAGTCGGATGAGTTCAAGTTCCACACGGTATCCGATGCGAGCAATTCCAGGCCAAAGGTCATCGCTAGAATCGAATTCGTAAAAAACAAATTATTGAGGCTTTGAGATGCAGGTTGTGCAGGCTGACTTCGATGCCAGAGCAAAGGAAGTTGACGAGTATTTCGATTTCGTCAAAGCCATTCTTTCTGCTGATTCAGAATTGGCTTACACAGATAACTTTGGTGTCGTCTGTGCGTACAAGGTTTCCTCCGATTTGCAAAAGACGCTAAAGGCAACCGGGTTTCTCTTGGTTTACAACCTTGTCGAGTCGACTATGAAAAATGCGTTGGAAGCGATAATCCTCCATCTTTTAGCGCATAGAGTCGGCTTCGATGATTTGAGCAGCAAAGTGAAAGTCGTTGTTCTGAAGAATGCGAAGGCGTGCAGCCCGGAGAAGCTAGAACCGCACCTCAGCCAAATAGGATTGGATATCATCGAACATACCTTCAGAAAAGAAGAGCTTTTCAGCGGGAATCTGGATGCCAGGGAAATTCGTGAAACTATGCAAACCTACGGCATTATTCGCAAGCATGGAGTGAATGGAGATTGCTTATTGACGATAAAGGCGCAGCGGAACGCGCTTGCGCACGGAACAGTTTCATTTACCGAATGTGGCAGGGATTACGATATTGTCGAATTGACGAAGTACAAAGATGACGCCAAAGCATACTTACAAGCCACGCTGAATGATATTGAGCATTTCCTGGCGAATGACGATTTCAGGAAATGATCGCGAAGGCCAACAATCATTATGACTGATACGGTTGACGCGAAAGTCCGAAGCTGGATTATGTCGAATGTCCCTCAGCGGCATACCAGCCCAGAGCGTCTCGTCAGATCATTTCTACATCAGCTTGGCTATCGGTTTCGTCTTCATCGTCGTGACCTTCCAGGTAGCCCCGACATTGTGCTTCCCAAACACCGCATTGCGGTCTTCGTTCACGGATGCTTTTGGCATCAGCATCGTGGCTGCCGAAAGTCCCGTAGACCAACGAGCAATACGGATTACTGGAACCCAAAACTGGATGCGAATGTTGTACGAGACAAAAGAAAAATTCGTGAATTGAAAACTCTCGGCTGGCAAGTCGTTGTTGTTTGGGAGTGCGAAACGCAAAACCTCAAAACGCTATCTCGTAAATTCGCTATCCTGCCATTGTCAAAGTTCAATTCTTAACGCAGCTAAAGCGAGTACTCAATCATCGCTAAAACCGCTGCTGACTCCCCGGCAATAGCGCGTCGTGCGTTCCCAACGTCAGCCACGCCAGCGCAAAAATCAGCAACGGTGCCAACGCCCACGCCAACCAGAAAAAACGCCCGCGCGTCCACACTGCGTCTTCAGCATTACGCGGTTCGCCTTCCAGCACATCCGCAGGCGCGGGCAGCGCAATCGTCAGCCAGGTGCAGGCCAGCGCCGTCAGCCAGAAACTGACGTGTACCAGCAAGACGGCGCGCTCTTTCATCGTCGGGAAGGCTTGCGTGAAATCTACGGCAAGGAAAAACCAGAGCAGCGACAGATACAACGCTTGCACGCGCGGGAAGGGAGCGGCGGGAATGAGGGGCAAGGCTCCGGCGCGATAGCGGCGCAGCGCGGCGATGACCAGCAGCGTCAACAACACGGCGATCAGTGCGAACCAGCGCGCGGGCGTGAGGCCGAAGAGCGGGTCGCCGAGGTGTCCATCGGCGACCCAACGCGAGACGTTGCGGGGGAAGTTTTCCCAGGGGATCACCACCAGCAAAAACAACAGTGCAGCGTCGTGCGAGCAGCCTTTGGTGGCGTCCTCTTCAGGCGGAGCCAGGTTGAGCGAGGCGAGGCGCGCGAGGCCGAGGGCGACGCCCGCGCCCATCAGCAGGCCGAAAAGCTGCTCCATCCATTTCCAGTAACCCAGCCCTTGCAAGGCCGGGAAGCGTCCGATGAGGCCCCAGTTGGCGCGGCCCAGCATCTGCACGAAAGCGCCGATGGCAAAACCCGCGCCGCCCGCCAGTGCGCCATACGCGACGAGCGAAAGGGCTGCGCGCTGATGAGTGCGCCAGAGATAAAGGCAGAGCGCGGCGCAAAGGCCCACGCAACCGGCCCAGTTGTCGCTGCGTGGCGGCGTCATGCGCAAGTGGAGCGTGACGGTCAGCAGGCCGAAGCCGATCAACCAGCCGGCGGCCAATGTGATGATGAAACGGCAAGCGGCGCGTGCTTTTGGTATGAGTGCGGCGCATATAGCAGCGATCAGCAAGGCCGAACTCGCGGCAACCCAGTCGGTGTCGTAAGGGTTCCAGCGCGCTTCGAGCCACGCGGTCGCGCCGCTGAAATCGAGCAGCTTCCAGACGGCATAGACGGCGAGCAGCGGCGCTACGATAGCGTCGAGTTCCGTGCGGCGCAGCGTCAAACTCAAGCCCAAAATCCCTGCGCCGACCGCGCCCCACAGCGCGCCGATGACGAACAGGTTGGCGTAGCCATACAGCACATTCGCCCACGCAGAATCAGCCGTGTAGCCAATCACGATGCCGTAACTCATCTGTCCGCCGAACGCCCAGCCGATGGCACATGCCGCGGCGATAGTCAGAGCGCGACTGAGCCAATCGGCGCGCCCGGCGGCCAGACACAGCGCCAGCCCCAGCAACGCGCCGGGCATCATGGCGCCCGCTTCGTGACCGTAATCGCCGCGCAGGCCCCAGCCGACCGACATCGAAAGCGCGGCCAGCACGGCAAGACGAAGGGTTGAAATTGTGTGTGGCATAGGGGCGCAAGATAAAGCAATCCGCCGCGCTGCGATAGAGCGTCGCGGGCAATGGAGTTCAGGCTTCAGCCTGTGTTCGTGATCTCCAAAACGGGCTGAAGCCTGAACCCCATGCTCTTTTGCGTAAGTCCTAATTCGAAGCAGTGTTCAGACCGCAGAAAATTTTCGTTGCTGTAAATTTTTCGGTGACAATGTAGGGGCAGACCTGGGTGTTGCCCCGGTGGCAGCAGATGGCATCAAAGGCCGCAAAAGCGACCGGGGCAGACACCCAGGTCTGCCCCTACATTGTCATCACCGGATTTTTTTACAGGAAGAAATTTTCTGCGGCGCAAATCCTGGCGGTTTTTCGCACCGTCGAACAGGTCAGCCGTCTGACCGACCACCTGATTGCTGGCAACGCCGCCGCTACGCTGCCACAAACGGCGCGGGCATTGTTGCTGGAATTGGCGCGCCTTGAAGCCGCCTTGACCGCGCTCGAAGAGAATTGAAATAACTGGCGACAGTAGCGCAAGTGTGCCGGGGTTGCGGCGGTCTCTTGAATCATTGCTTGCCGGGAACAACGCAACCTCGGCAGGGTCGCGCTACCTTTTCACAGGAGGCTCTATGAAACACCGGCATGAAAAATACGAAGCTTTATGAAAGTGTGGCGCTACAATTCAGCGCGGAGTTTTTCAACCTGACGAACACCGCGCGCTTTGCGCCGCCGAATACGACGTTCGGCAGCGCGGCCTTTGGACAGGTCAGAGCGCAATCGAATCAACCGCGCGTCGTGCAATTCGCACTGAAGTTAATTTATTGAGGCAATGCGGAGAGTACGGAACAGACGGAAATAACGGAACACACGGAATTGGCTCAACGCTCTTATCGTTTTCCGTCTCTTCCGTTATTTCCGTCTGTTCCGTATTCTCTCTTCCTGCTTTGCTTTTGAGACCACTATGAAAACGATCACTCGTCATCTCATTGCCTTACTCTTCCTTACTTCGCTCGCCTACGCACAGGCCAGTCAACGTCCGCAAAATTTCGTAATCATCCTTTGCGATGATCTGGGCTACGGCGATGTGGGCAGCTTTGGCAACCCGACGATTCGCACACCGCAGCTCGACCGCATGGCGGCGGAAGGCCAACGCTGGACGAGCTTTTATGTGGCGGATTCGGTTTGCACGCCGAGCCGCGCTGGGTTGCTGACGGGACGCTTGCCGATTCGTACCGGCATGTTTTCCGACACGCGCCGGGTGTTGTTTCCTGATTCGGCGGGAGGCTTGCCCGCCAGCGAAATCACGATTGCCGAATTGCTCAAACCGCGCGGCTATGCAACCGCAGCCATCGGCAAATGGCATCTCGGCTGGCAGCCGGAATACCTGCCCACGAAGCAGGGTTTCGATTCGTATTTCGGCATTCCGTACTCGAACGACATGGACGCCACGTTCAAATTCAGCACGCGCGATGAATACATCCGCTTCATGAAAAATCCGCAGCGCGAATACTGGAACGTGCCGCTGCAACGCAACGCAACGATTCTGGAACGCCCGGCGGATCAAACGACGATCACGAGACGCTACACCGACGAAGCGCTCAAATTCATCAACGCGAACAAGCACAAACCCTTCTTCCTATACCTCGCGCATTCGATGCCGCACATGCCGCTGTTCCGCTCAAAAGACTTCGAGCACAAGAGCGCACGCGGCTTGTACGGCGATGTGATCGAAGAGTTGGACGCCAACGTCGGGCGTGTGCTGGACACGTTGCGGCAATTGAAACTCGACCGTAACACGCTGGTCGTTTTCACCAGCGACAACGGGCCGTGGGCCTTGTTTGATGAGCAAGGCGGTTCCGCCGGATTGTTGCGCGGCGCAAAAGGCGGCACGTATGAGGGCGGGATGCGCGAACCGACAATCTTCTGGCAACCCGGCACGATCAAACCCGGTGTCGTAACGGATATCGGCTCGACCCTGGATTTGCTGCCGACGTTTTGCAATTTGGCCGGAGCACAAGCGCCGACGGAGCGCGTGCTGGATGGTTACGATCTCAGCGCGCCCCTGCTCGGCAAAGGTCGCAGCCCGCGCCAGACGATGTTTTATTGGCGTGGCTCAAAGCTGTATGCCGTGCGACACGGCGCGTTCAAAGCGCATTTCATCACGCAATCGGAATACGGCGGCGAAGCGGCGGTGACGCACGACACGCCGGAGCTTTACAACCTCGACCAGGACCCGTCGGAAAAATGGGACATCGCGGCAAAACATCCGGAGGTGATTGCCGAAATCCGCCGCCTGGCCGAAGCGCATAAACAGGCGATTCCGCCGGTTGAAAACCATCTCGATAAACGCATCACCGCAACCCGCTAACTATGGAAACCATCCTGCGCACCTATTTTGTCTTGTTGGTGGTCTTGCCGCTTTCCGTCTTTGCGCAACCCTCATTCGCGCAAGCGAGGCGCAAGCCCAACGTCATCTTCATTCTCGTGGACGACATGGGTTATGCCGATTTGAGCAGCTTCGGTTCCAAAGACATTCGCACGCCCAACATTGACCGGCTGGCGAAAGAAGGCATCAAGTTCACGCAAGCCTATTCCAACGGCCCCGTTTGCACGCCGACGCGCGCGGCCTTCATCACCGGACGCTATCAGCAACGGGTCGGCTTGGAATGGGCAATCAACGCGAATGAGAAAGACCCCGGCTTGCCCGTCGAAGAAACATCTGTCGCGCGGATGCTGAAAAACAACGGCTATGCGACGGCGCTGCTGGGCAAATGGCATCTCGGTTCAAAGCCGGAATTTCTGCCAACGCGGCACGGCTTCGACGAGTTTTTCGGCATCACGGGCGGCAATGCCGATATGTATTCCCACCGCGACCTGCCAGGCGCAACCGTGTTGTATGAAGGTGAAAACCCAACCGAAGTCGCGGGCTATCTCACCGAACATCTCGCACGGCGTTCGGTGGATTTCATCAAGCGGCAAAAAAACCAACCGTTCTTTTTGTACCTTGCCTTCAATGCCGTGCATTGGCCGTTTCAGCGCCCGAATCGCCCCGACACCGTGCGCACGCGCGAAACCTGGCTGGACGGCACGCGCGCCGATTACATCGCCATGATGCAAAGCGTGGACGCCGCCGTCGGACAAGTCCTGAATACGCTCGATCAACAAGGAAGCGCCAAAGATACGCTCGTCATTTTCACCAGCGATAACGGCGGCGAGCGACTGTCGGATGTGAGGCCGTATTTCAATACCAAAGGCACGCTGTGGGAAGGCGGCATTCACGTGCCGGGACTGGCGCGCTGGCCCGCCGCGCTGCCCAAAGGCAAAGTGTCGCAGCAAACCGCCATCACGATGGATTGGACAGCCACGATCCTGGCTGCCGCAGGCGTCAAACCAGAACGCCAACTCGACGGCATTAACCTGCTGCCGATATTGCAAGGCCAACAGCCAGAGCAGGAGCGCACGCTGTGCTGGCGCATTGATCGCGCGGGCTTTCGGCAACAGGCGATCCGCTCCGGCAAATGGAAACTGGTCACGCAACCGACCAGCGTGGATTTGCTGCTTTTCGACCTCGACCATGACCCCGGCGAGCGGCGCAATTTGTTTTACGAACAGCAGGACAAAGCGAAAGCCTTGCGCGTGAAGCTGGCGGAATGGGACAAGGAAATGAATCAGAGCAAGCCGCGTTTCAGTGTAAAGTGACCGCATGAGGTTTCTTGATTGGGCAATGGAAATTTCAAGCTTGGTCCGAGTGGATTACAACGCTTTGGTCGCTGACATTCTGAATGAAGTTGGCGACTGCCCGCTACAGGAACTGATTGACATCTTGAAACAGGAACTTCCCTACATCTGGCGCGACTGTTACAAGGAAATGATGCCGCGGCAAATGAATATCACCCAGATGCAGTATGAGCAGTTCAATTACATCTTCGATTGGCACACCAGCAGCGAGCCGATTGTTCAAACACCCTTCCTTCCCATTTCTGAGGCCAGACTTGTTGCCGTGCTCGGTCAATCCCAGCCCCAAAAGACCAGGCGTGATGATTTTCGGCTGCGGGGATGGGCGGGGAAAACTGGCGACAGTTTCGGCAACCGGTGGGACAAGGGGCACTTTATTGCCCACTCTATCGGCGGGGTGGTGGACGGTTTGGAAATCAACGTCTTTGTCCAGCGGCGAGATTTCAATCGCGGGTGGTCGGAAGCTGGGAAACGCTATCGAGCGATGGAGCGCTTCTGCGCTTCACAGCCTGGCACATTTTGCTTCAGTCGCCCCATTTACACTGACCAGATGGCCCGTCCTTCTTTCCTGGAATTCGGATTGCTGAAACCGGATCGTGAATTTCTGGTGGAATGTTTCGATAACCGTTGAGAGTCCCCTAAACATCAATGTCGCGGCCCATACACCGGTGGCGGCTGGCCCACTTCCAGCGCGCCCAAATCCGGCGCTTTGCCCGTAAAAGCATCATTCAGATTCGGCAGCCTGCAACCGGCATCCACCGCCTTACCGTTCGGCTTCAAACTAAAATCCATGTCGCCAATCTCATAGACCTTGTGCGGCTGCGTGGGATCGGGCGGGCGCACGTTTTTGAAGATGTCGTAATCCACCAGCACGCCATGCGCCTCCTGGCCTGTCGCGCGTTGGAAGTCAGCCAGCGTGCGGAAGTTTTGCGAGCCTACTGTCGTCAGCGCGTAATCACGCAGCACGCCCGCCGCAGGCGCTTGCCAAACAATCTGCGGTTTGTCGCTCGCGTTCAGCCGCCAGCCGTTGTAATCGAACGAGGTGTAGGCCGTATACGTCAGGCTGCCCAACACCGGCTTGTCAGGATGATTGGTGCCGATGAACAGATTGTTGCGATAGTGCGAATTGGAGTAGCCGCGCACGTTGCTGTTTTCGGCGATGAAGGTGTTGTGATAAACGAGCACGCCTGACGGGTTCGCGCCGCCGGTTTTGATCGCGCCGCCTCCCACAGTGATGGGCGCCACGTTGTAAAGGATGTTGCGATAGAAATAGGCCGGGCCGCCGAAGACGGGTTGGCCGCTCAAGCCATGCTGCGCCGCATTGAAGCCGCGATTGCGGGCCACGCGGATGTTGTGCACGCCGCCGTCGGTCTCGATAAAATCATCCGCCATCAAGTGAATGTCGTTGTTGTAAATGTCTATCGCGACGGCTTGCTGATCTTGCGCTTCAGGCGGGATGCCGTAGGTGCTGATGCATACGCCGTCGTGAAAATAGGCAATGTAGTTGTGACAGATGACGTGCCCCTGCCCGTAGACTTTGATGGCGTAATACGATTTCAACTGCGCCGGTTTGTATTTGCCGAAGTTTGACCAGCCGATGAGGCGGTTGCGGTCGTCGCGGCCTAGCACGACATTGTCGGCGATATAGAAATTCTTCGAGCCACCGTATTCGTTCATCAGCGCGACGCCTACGTCTTCGATGCGGCAATTGCGCACGACCAGGCCGCTGTTTCCCAACACATCTTTGAGGCCGGAATAAAACGCCACATCTGTATTGCGAATCGTGAGATTCTCAAAGTAGTTGTAATCCGCCGCCATCACATCGAATAGGCGAAAGCAGCCATTGCCGTCAAAAATCGCTTCGCCATCGCCCGCGCCTTTAATGACGATGGGTTTGTCGGGCGTGCCGTCGCGCGTGAGGACATACGCGCCGTCAAAAGGAATCCCATACGGAGTGACGTAATCGAGCCGGTCGGCTTTGTACAAGCCCGCGTGCACCAGAATCACATCGCCCGGTTGCACAGGCCGCGTATGCACGACGTCCCAATCACCGAGGCCGGGGCCGTAATAGGCTTCTTTCAGCCCTTTGAACGAAGGCTCTTGTTTCGGGCCGTCGTAATCGGGCGGATAAACGTGCAGCGTGCGTCCGCCGGCATAAATCTTCGGTGTGCCGCGTGTCGTGACAGAAACCTGTTGTGCGGCCTTGCCATTCACGCCGTCAGGGTCGCTCAGCGTGAAGCGGCATTCATACGTCGTGGCTTCTTCAACATCGAGGATGCTGCCCGCGAACAGGCGCGGCGTCCAGTATTCAAGGAACTCGCGCGCGCGCCAGACTTTTTCATCGCCGAGGCGCAAGAGCGGCATTGCTTCGCGCCATTGGGTTTCGCCCGCTTTACGATAATGCACGGCGACAGTGGCGTTGCGGTTGTCGTCGCCGCTGATCTTCCATTCAAAGCCCAGGTTGTGCAGGGTGGCGGGTTCGACGATGAATTCACCCGCCGTGACGGCGTTGTTGGATTGCGCCAGCAAGGGGGCGACGCACAACAACAGGCCGACGGCTACACGTTTGATTGTCGTGAGCATTCTCTATGTCACCTCTCATTACAGCAGGGTTTATGCATCAGCCCGCGAACGCGGGCGACAGCATAAAGCCCAGGGCGTGGCAATCGCATTGAGGCATAAGCCCACGAAGTGGGCGACAGCGCACGCCCTGCCGCCCGGTTCACAGGCTTAAAATCTAT
Encoded proteins:
- a CDS encoding sulfatase gives rise to the protein MKTITRHLIALLFLTSLAYAQASQRPQNFVIILCDDLGYGDVGSFGNPTIRTPQLDRMAAEGQRWTSFYVADSVCTPSRAGLLTGRLPIRTGMFSDTRRVLFPDSAGGLPASEITIAELLKPRGYATAAIGKWHLGWQPEYLPTKQGFDSYFGIPYSNDMDATFKFSTRDEYIRFMKNPQREYWNVPLQRNATILERPADQTTITRRYTDEALKFINANKHKPFFLYLAHSMPHMPLFRSKDFEHKSARGLYGDVIEELDANVGRVLDTLRQLKLDRNTLVVFTSDNGPWALFDEQGGSAGLLRGAKGGTYEGGMREPTIFWQPGTIKPGVVTDIGSTLDLLPTFCNLAGAQAPTERVLDGYDLSAPLLGKGRSPRQTMFYWRGSKLYAVRHGAFKAHFITQSEYGGEAAVTHDTPELYNLDQDPSEKWDIAAKHPEVIAEIRRLAEAHKQAIPPVENHLDKRITATR
- a CDS encoding DUF262 domain-containing protein; translated protein: MAQRNKEPRVVSEQEKLAAEEQIREERKVVDYDTKEYTVELIVSKYRNGKDEDENELFIPEYQREFVWDEKRQSKFIESVMLDLPIPYIFTAALHKEISEDEGRIEIVDGSQRIRTLDAFLNDELELKGLEKLTRLNGFKFKDFDISRQRKFKRRPIRVIELSEKADDQIRRDIFERINTGSDELSPMEKRKGIFEGPFYDFIAECAANPLFDNLTPISAVRRKREEAAEMVLRYFAYADRYEKFQKSVTDFLNDFIKEKRSSFDKVRMQEEFLSMLAFVEKYFPFGFRKTDKNQSVPRVRFEAISVGVTLALRERSGLVPQDVSGWLESDEFKFHTVSDASNSRPKVIARIEFVKNKLLRL
- a CDS encoding DNA cytosine methyltransferase — encoded protein: MRRPISAIDLFCGAGGLTHGLRLEGIDVRVGIDLDPACEYPFKHNNTGVAFLPKDVTKITADQLRTYIPENGVTLLAGCAPCQPFSTYSQGHRDEADNRWTLLREFARLAEELCPDVVTMENVPKLEEHEVFADFVSRLKSLGYHVTHSVVDCRYYGVPQHRKRLVLFASRYGEIKLQPPTHSENEFVTVRQTIEKLEKIVSGETSTGDSLHRASLLTEKNLQRIRASKPGGTWRDWERKLRTKCHRKKSGKTYPSVYGRMTWDEPAPTMTTQCYGFGNGRFGHPEQDRAISLREAALIQTFPAHYAFAPSGQKVSFKKTGRLIGNAVPVELARVIANSILNHIDMQGS
- the vsr gene encoding DNA mismatch endonuclease Vsr; amino-acid sequence: MTDTVDAKVRSWIMSNVPQRHTSPERLVRSFLHQLGYRFRLHRRDLPGSPDIVLPKHRIAVFVHGCFWHQHRGCRKSRRPTSNTDYWNPKLDANVVRDKRKIRELKTLGWQVVVVWECETQNLKTLSRKFAILPLSKFNS
- a CDS encoding sulfatase-like hydrolase/transferase, whose translation is METILRTYFVLLVVLPLSVFAQPSFAQARRKPNVIFILVDDMGYADLSSFGSKDIRTPNIDRLAKEGIKFTQAYSNGPVCTPTRAAFITGRYQQRVGLEWAINANEKDPGLPVEETSVARMLKNNGYATALLGKWHLGSKPEFLPTRHGFDEFFGITGGNADMYSHRDLPGATVLYEGENPTEVAGYLTEHLARRSVDFIKRQKNQPFFLYLAFNAVHWPFQRPNRPDTVRTRETWLDGTRADYIAMMQSVDAAVGQVLNTLDQQGSAKDTLVIFTSDNGGERLSDVRPYFNTKGTLWEGGIHVPGLARWPAALPKGKVSQQTAITMDWTATILAAAGVKPERQLDGINLLPILQGQQPEQERTLCWRIDRAGFRQQAIRSGKWKLVTQPTSVDLLLFDLDHDPGERRNLFYEQQDKAKALRVKLAEWDKEMNQSKPRFSVK